A single window of Calderihabitans maritimus DNA harbors:
- a CDS encoding energy-coupling factor transporter ATPase, whose protein sequence is MISIENLSYMYKRGTPEENLALNNINLEIKQGEFIVIIGPNGSGKSTLAKQLNALLLPSKGRVLVNGMDTADASHLWEIRRQVGMVFQNPDNQLVATLVEEDVAFGPENLGIDPEEIKLRVDEALAAVGMLEYRKHPPHLLSGGQKQRVAIAGVLAMKPACLVLDEPTAMLDPAGRKEVMAAIKRLNKEEGLTVVHITHFMDEAAAADRVAVMERGKIVMEGPPREIFSRVRQLKDLGLDVPQMTELAALLRNRGVPVSPEILTVDEMVKAICQLT, encoded by the coding sequence ATGATTAGCATAGAAAATCTCAGTTACATGTACAAAAGGGGAACGCCGGAAGAAAATTTGGCCTTGAACAACATTAATCTGGAAATTAAACAGGGAGAATTTATTGTAATTATTGGACCTAACGGTTCCGGCAAATCCACCCTGGCCAAACAGTTGAATGCATTACTGCTACCTTCCAAAGGTCGAGTACTGGTGAACGGTATGGATACGGCTGATGCCAGCCACTTGTGGGAAATACGGCGCCAGGTTGGAATGGTCTTTCAAAATCCGGACAATCAACTGGTTGCTACCCTAGTGGAGGAGGATGTGGCCTTTGGTCCGGAAAACCTCGGGATTGATCCCGAAGAAATTAAGCTAAGGGTTGATGAAGCTCTAGCCGCCGTCGGTATGTTGGAATATAGAAAGCATCCACCTCATTTGCTTTCAGGAGGACAGAAACAACGGGTGGCCATTGCAGGAGTTTTGGCTATGAAACCTGCCTGCTTGGTTTTGGACGAACCAACGGCTATGCTCGATCCTGCAGGCCGAAAAGAAGTGATGGCTGCCATTAAGCGGCTAAATAAAGAGGAAGGTTTGACGGTGGTGCATATTACTCACTTCATGGATGAGGCGGCGGCCGCGGATCGGGTTGCCGTGATGGAACGGGGGAAAATAGTGATGGAAGGTCCACCCCGAGAAATATTTTCTCGAGTACGTCAATTGAAAGACCTGGGGTTAGATGTACCCCAAATGACGGAACTGGCGGCTCTTCTCCGAAACAGGGGGGTACCTGTATCGCCTGAGATTCTTACTGTAGACGAAATGGTGAAGGCAATATGTCAATTAACTTAA
- the rplQ gene encoding 50S ribosomal protein L17: MGYRKLRRNSSHRKAMLRNIVTSLLREERIRTTEPKAKELRRMAEKMITLGKRGDLHARRQALAYLLDEDVVKKLFDEIAPRYADRQGGYTRMVRLGYRRGDAAPLVMVELVE; this comes from the coding sequence ATGGGCTATCGCAAGTTACGGCGGAACAGCAGTCACCGAAAGGCCATGCTCCGCAATATTGTTACTTCCCTGCTGAGAGAAGAACGGATTCGTACTACTGAGCCGAAAGCCAAAGAACTTCGTCGTATGGCGGAAAAAATGATCACTTTGGGCAAAAGAGGAGATTTACATGCCCGACGCCAGGCTTTAGCCTATCTACTGGATGAGGATGTGGTAAAAAAACTGTTTGATGAGATTGCTCCCCGTTACGCAGATCGTCAGGGTGGCTATACTCGTATGGTTAGGCTCGGTTACCGTCGTGGGGATGCGGCACCGTTGGTAATGGTAGAGTTGGTAGAATAA
- a CDS encoding DNA-directed RNA polymerase subunit alpha yields MLEIEKPKIECVEKKEDNTYGKFVVEPLERGYGITLGNSLRRILLSSIPGAAVTSVNIRGVLHEFSSIPGVVEDTTDIILNLKNLSVKLLTDEPKVVRIEAEGPGEVKAGDIIADSEVQILNPDLHIATLEEGGSLYMEMTLEKGRGYVSAEKNKKNNHVIGVIPVDSIFSPILKVNYTVENTRVGQVTDYDKLTLEVWTDGSIAPDEAVSSAARILSEHLKLFTGLTEQISDEVTMVEKEEESKDKILEMTIEELDLSVRSYNCLKRAGINTVEELIQRTEEDMMKVRNLGKKSLEEVTSKLAELGLSLRKADE; encoded by the coding sequence ATGTTAGAAATTGAAAAACCCAAAATTGAATGCGTGGAGAAAAAAGAAGATAACACTTACGGAAAATTTGTGGTAGAACCTCTCGAGCGGGGCTACGGAATAACCCTTGGCAATTCTTTAAGGAGGATCCTCTTGTCCTCTATACCAGGTGCAGCGGTTACCTCAGTTAACATACGGGGAGTACTTCATGAGTTTTCTAGCATTCCTGGAGTGGTAGAGGATACTACTGATATAATTCTTAACCTTAAGAACCTCTCGGTCAAATTACTAACTGATGAGCCTAAGGTAGTTCGCATTGAGGCCGAAGGACCGGGAGAAGTTAAAGCAGGCGATATAATTGCGGACAGTGAGGTTCAAATTCTAAATCCCGACCTGCATATCGCTACGCTGGAAGAAGGCGGCAGTCTTTACATGGAAATGACCCTTGAAAAAGGAAGAGGCTATGTTTCAGCGGAGAAAAATAAGAAAAATAATCATGTTATCGGGGTTATCCCCGTAGATTCTATTTTTTCACCTATTCTGAAGGTTAATTACACGGTAGAGAATACGCGGGTTGGGCAAGTGACTGACTACGACAAGCTGACTTTGGAAGTGTGGACAGACGGGAGCATTGCGCCTGATGAGGCAGTCAGCTCTGCGGCCAGGATCCTCAGTGAGCATTTGAAGCTCTTCACGGGTCTGACGGAACAGATCAGTGATGAGGTAACTATGGTGGAAAAAGAGGAAGAAAGCAAGGATAAGATTTTAGAAATGACCATAGAAGAGTTAGATTTATCGGTGCGATCTTACAATTGTCTAAAACGAGCGGGGATAAATACCGTGGAGGAATTGATCCAGCGCACGGAAGAAGATATGATGAAGGTACGCAATTTGGGGAAAAAATCGTTGGAAGAAGTCACCTCTAAGCTGGCGGAACTAGGGCTTTCTCTTAGGAAGGCAGACGAATGA
- the rpsD gene encoding 30S ribosomal protein S4: protein MARYRGAVCRLCRREGEKLFLKGDRCYSDKCAIERRPYPPGQHGQGRKKLSEFGLQLREKQKAKRIYGIMERQFRNYFEKAERQPGITGENLLRLLERRLDNVVYRLGLASSRAEARQLVRHGHFTVNDKKVNIPSYLVKPGDEIAVREKSKESPKFKEIAEAAAHKTPPAWLELNVETLKGRVLALPSREEIDVPVQEHLIVELYSK, encoded by the coding sequence TTGGCAAGATATAGAGGAGCTGTTTGCCGGCTATGTCGTCGTGAGGGAGAAAAACTATTTTTAAAAGGGGACAGATGCTATTCAGACAAATGTGCTATTGAGAGACGACCTTATCCACCTGGTCAGCACGGCCAAGGGAGAAAGAAACTGTCGGAATTTGGGTTGCAATTGAGAGAGAAACAGAAGGCCAAACGTATTTATGGAATAATGGAGAGACAATTTCGCAATTATTTCGAAAAAGCTGAGCGGCAGCCGGGGATAACGGGAGAAAACTTGCTCCGCCTATTGGAAAGAAGATTAGACAATGTAGTATACCGGCTTGGGCTGGCCAGTTCCCGGGCGGAAGCGAGGCAACTGGTTCGTCACGGCCATTTTACCGTTAATGATAAGAAGGTTAACATTCCTTCGTATTTAGTTAAGCCTGGGGACGAAATTGCGGTAAGGGAGAAGAGTAAGGAATCTCCCAAATTTAAAGAAATTGCCGAAGCAGCGGCGCACAAAACTCCTCCTGCCTGGTTGGAACTGAACGTAGAAACCTTAAAAGGTCGAGTACTGGCCCTTCCCTCCAGAGAAGAAATCGACGTACCTGTTCAGGAGCACCTAATTGTAGAGCTGTACTCCAAGTAG
- the rpsK gene encoding 30S ribosomal protein S11 — MARRSTRKKVKKNIESGIAHIKSTFNNTIVTITDKAGNAIAWASAGTVGFKGTRKGTPFAAQMAAESAAKQAMEHGVKEVECYVKGPGAGREAAIRSLQAAGLEVSVIKDVTPIPHNGCRPPKRRRV, encoded by the coding sequence GTGGCTAGGAGAAGTACCCGGAAGAAAGTCAAGAAGAATATTGAGAGCGGTATAGCCCATATTAAATCGACTTTTAACAATACTATTGTCACTATAACCGATAAGGCGGGTAACGCTATCGCTTGGGCCAGCGCAGGAACGGTAGGATTTAAAGGCACCAGAAAAGGGACCCCTTTTGCGGCTCAGATGGCAGCGGAATCCGCAGCTAAGCAAGCTATGGAACACGGAGTGAAGGAAGTTGAATGTTATGTAAAAGGACCGGGAGCCGGTCGTGAAGCGGCAATTCGTTCCTTGCAAGCAGCAGGACTGGAAGTAAGTGTAATTAAAGATGTCACACCTATTCCTCATAACGGATGTCGTCCGCCAAAAAGGAGAAGAGTGTAG
- the rpsM gene encoding 30S ribosomal protein S13 produces MARIAGVDLPRDKRVEIALTYIYGIGRSTSKEILKKTGINPDTRVRDLTEDEITKLREVIDNEYTVEGDLRREVAMNIKRLIDIGCYRGLRHRRGLPVRGQRTRTNARTRKGPRKTVGVRRSK; encoded by the coding sequence ATGGCCAGGATTGCTGGAGTTGATTTGCCGCGAGATAAACGGGTAGAGATTGCTTTGACTTATATTTACGGTATTGGACGTTCTACTTCTAAAGAAATCTTAAAGAAGACCGGTATTAATCCCGATACACGGGTAAGGGACCTTACCGAAGATGAAATAACGAAGTTACGGGAAGTAATTGATAACGAGTACACTGTAGAAGGAGATCTGCGCAGAGAAGTTGCTATGAATATTAAACGTTTGATCGATATTGGTTGTTATCGCGGGTTGCGACACCGTCGGGGGCTACCGGTAAGAGGGCAACGTACCAGAACTAATGCTCGCACCCGCAAGGGTCCCAGAAAAACTGTCGGCGTTCGTCGTTCAAAATAA
- the rpmJ gene encoding 50S ribosomal protein L36, protein MKVKPSVKPICEKCKVIKRKGKVRVICDNPKHKQKQG, encoded by the coding sequence GTGAAAGTTAAACCATCAGTTAAACCAATATGTGAGAAATGCAAGGTTATCAAACGTAAAGGGAAAGTGAGAGTTATTTGTGATAACCCAAAGCATAAACAGAAGCAGGGATAG
- the infA gene encoding translation initiation factor IF-1 produces MAKQDVIEVEGTVIESLPNAMFRVELDNGHKVLAHVSGKIRMNFIRILPGDRVTVELSPYDLNRGRIVYRYK; encoded by the coding sequence ATGGCTAAACAAGATGTCATTGAAGTTGAGGGTACCGTAATAGAGTCTCTTCCTAATGCAATGTTTCGGGTGGAGCTTGATAATGGGCACAAGGTTTTAGCCCATGTTTCAGGTAAAATACGCATGAATTTTATCAGGATTTTACCGGGTGATCGGGTGACGGTAGAACTGTCTCCTTATGATTTAAACAGGGGCAGAATTGTGTATAGGTATAAATAA
- a CDS encoding KOW domain-containing RNA-binding protein, whose product MGLGELKVGQLVYSKMGRDRNRLFLIWKIEQNSSFVYLVDGDLRKIERPKKKNIKHIQPTNKIASDIVDKLNQNQTVNNAEIRQAIKRLIQTDQEDSVSDRQGGKDS is encoded by the coding sequence ATGGGTCTAGGGGAATTGAAGGTAGGACAACTGGTATATTCGAAAATGGGTCGGGATCGTAACCGCCTGTTTTTAATCTGGAAGATTGAACAAAACTCTTCATTTGTTTATTTAGTTGACGGGGATTTGCGAAAAATTGAACGACCCAAAAAAAAGAACATCAAACATATTCAACCAACCAATAAAATTGCTTCTGATATAGTAGATAAGCTAAACCAAAATCAGACTGTAAACAACGCTGAAATACGGCAGGCTATTAAGCGGCTGATACAAACGGATCAGGAAGATAGTGTCTCAGACCGGCAGGGAGGTAAAGATAGTTAA
- the map gene encoding type I methionyl aminopeptidase, translating to MIILKSDRELEYIRDACKVVAKTLLELKQAVEPGVTTKELDTLAENFILSQGARPAFKGYQGFPASICTSVNEEVVHGIPGLRRLQDGDIISIDVGAVINGYYGDAAVTLPVGEIDAEIERLLSVTEEALMAGIKRAVKDNRLGDVSHAIQKVVESNGFSVVRDYVGHGIGRNMHEEPQVPNFGLPGRGPRLKAGMTLAIEPMVNMGTHEVMTKEDNWTVVTKDLQPSAHFEHTIAVTEEGPEILTSL from the coding sequence ATGATCATTCTTAAATCTGACCGTGAACTGGAATATATAAGAGATGCATGTAAAGTTGTAGCCAAAACCCTTCTCGAGTTGAAGCAAGCCGTTGAGCCAGGAGTAACTACTAAGGAACTAGATACCTTGGCGGAAAACTTTATTCTCAGTCAAGGTGCAAGGCCTGCTTTTAAAGGGTATCAGGGTTTTCCTGCCAGTATATGCACTTCTGTAAACGAAGAGGTGGTTCACGGTATTCCAGGTTTAAGAAGATTACAAGATGGGGATATTATTAGTATTGATGTTGGCGCGGTAATAAATGGGTATTATGGGGACGCTGCTGTAACTCTTCCGGTAGGGGAAATCGATGCGGAAATAGAAAGGCTATTGTCGGTTACAGAAGAGGCACTAATGGCCGGTATTAAGCGGGCGGTTAAGGATAATCGGTTGGGGGATGTTTCTCACGCTATTCAAAAGGTCGTAGAAAGCAACGGATTTTCGGTGGTGAGAGATTATGTTGGGCATGGTATCGGGAGGAACATGCATGAAGAACCCCAGGTACCAAACTTTGGACTGCCTGGAAGAGGCCCGCGTTTAAAGGCGGGAATGACTCTGGCCATTGAGCCAATGGTCAACATGGGAACTCACGAGGTTATGACCAAGGAAGATAACTGGACTGTGGTTACGAAAGATCTCCAACCTTCCGCCCATTTCGAGCATACCATAGCGGTGACTGAGGAAGGTCCAGAAATCTTAACTTCTCTGTAA
- a CDS encoding adenylate kinase, producing the protein MRLLLMGPPGAGKGTQAEGLIEKLKVPHISTGDMFRKAIKEGTELGRKAKEYMDAGQLVPDEVTVGIVKERLQEPDCQQGFLLDGFPRTVAQAEALDKILSELDMNLDAVINIEVPREKLIERLTGRRVCRNCGATYHVIFNPPSEPGKCDNCGGELYQRSDDTEETVANRLDVYKKQTEPLIAFYEGKGLLKRINGDQSIEKVLVDIGEALGRDWA; encoded by the coding sequence ATGAGATTGTTGTTGATGGGGCCTCCAGGAGCTGGCAAGGGCACGCAGGCGGAAGGGTTGATTGAGAAACTGAAAGTGCCTCACATTTCTACCGGAGATATGTTTCGCAAAGCAATTAAGGAAGGAACTGAGCTAGGGAGAAAAGCGAAGGAATATATGGACGCAGGGCAATTAGTACCAGATGAGGTAACGGTAGGAATTGTTAAGGAAAGGCTGCAGGAGCCTGACTGCCAGCAAGGATTTTTACTGGATGGGTTTCCCCGGACAGTGGCTCAAGCGGAGGCACTGGATAAGATTTTGAGTGAGTTAGATATGAACTTGGATGCGGTAATTAATATAGAAGTGCCTCGGGAAAAACTGATCGAACGTTTAACTGGACGGCGAGTTTGTCGCAATTGTGGGGCCACCTACCATGTAATATTCAATCCACCTTCCGAACCGGGAAAATGTGACAACTGCGGAGGAGAATTATATCAGCGGAGTGACGATACGGAGGAGACGGTGGCTAACCGGCTGGATGTATATAAAAAGCAGACGGAGCCCTTAATAGCTTTCTATGAAGGCAAAGGCCTGCTTAAAAGAATAAACGGAGATCAGTCTATCGAAAAAGTTCTGGTGGATATCGGGGAAGCTTTAGGGAGAGACTGGGCATGA
- the secY gene encoding preprotein translocase subunit SecY, whose product MLSSLQSALKIGDLRQRIVFTLLMFLVFRIGAHVPVPGIDIQALKELIERGTLLGFFDVISGGAFKNFTVFAMGIMPYINASIIMQLLTVVIPALERLAKEGEEGRKRIVQYTRYGTVILGFIQAVGMSFFLGNQGILVNPSLGSYLLIAISLTAGTAFLMWLGELITEKGIGNGISLIIFAGIVSRLPAGIYNIVNNLRTGQVGILSVLFFLLMAIVVIAGVVAIQEGHRRIPVQYAKRVVGRRVYGGQSTHIPLKVNQAGVIPVIFAMSILLFPQTVASWFPNSSFWQGVSRFLDFKSIPYMIIYSLLIIFFTYFYTAVTFNPQDVADNMKKYGGFIPGLRPGKPTAEYIDRILNRITMAGALFLAFIAILPNIVSATTGLNIYFGGTSLLIVVGVALETMKQIESHLLVRHYQGFIR is encoded by the coding sequence GTGCTATCCAGTCTCCAAAGTGCCTTAAAGATTGGTGATTTGCGGCAGCGCATAGTTTTTACTCTGCTGATGTTTCTGGTCTTTCGTATTGGGGCTCATGTGCCTGTACCAGGAATTGATATACAGGCTCTTAAGGAGTTAATTGAAAGAGGCACTCTGTTAGGGTTCTTTGATGTGATTTCCGGGGGAGCTTTTAAGAATTTTACCGTTTTTGCCATGGGGATCATGCCCTATATTAACGCCTCGATTATTATGCAGCTTTTGACCGTAGTTATACCTGCCCTGGAAAGACTGGCTAAGGAGGGAGAAGAAGGACGTAAGCGAATAGTCCAATACACCCGTTACGGAACGGTAATTCTCGGCTTCATTCAAGCGGTAGGAATGTCTTTTTTCCTTGGGAATCAAGGCATTTTGGTGAACCCCTCTTTGGGTTCTTACCTGCTCATTGCCATTAGCCTGACAGCAGGTACAGCCTTTTTAATGTGGCTGGGAGAACTGATAACGGAAAAAGGTATTGGAAACGGGATTTCTCTTATTATTTTTGCCGGGATAGTATCCCGCTTGCCTGCCGGAATATACAATATTGTTAACAACCTGAGAACCGGCCAAGTCGGTATCTTAAGTGTTCTTTTTTTCCTGCTGATGGCTATTGTGGTTATTGCTGGCGTGGTGGCTATACAGGAGGGGCACCGGCGTATACCGGTTCAGTATGCTAAGAGAGTGGTAGGACGAAGAGTATACGGAGGACAGAGCACTCATATCCCCTTAAAAGTCAATCAAGCTGGGGTCATTCCAGTTATCTTTGCTATGTCAATACTACTGTTTCCCCAAACTGTTGCTTCGTGGTTCCCAAACAGTTCTTTCTGGCAGGGCGTTTCCCGGTTCCTGGATTTTAAATCCATACCTTATATGATTATTTACTCGTTGCTGATAATTTTCTTTACTTACTTCTACACCGCAGTAACCTTCAACCCACAGGATGTAGCGGATAACATGAAAAAGTATGGAGGTTTTATTCCTGGATTACGCCCGGGAAAACCTACTGCCGAGTATATAGATCGTATTCTCAATCGTATCACCATGGCAGGCGCGTTATTCTTAGCCTTTATTGCCATCTTACCCAATATAGTTAGTGCTACGACAGGTTTAAATATTTACTTTGGTGGAACGTCTCTCCTTATTGTGGTAGGGGTAGCCCTAGAAACTATGAAACAGATAGAGTCTCATTTGCTCGTCCGCCATTATCAGGGCTTCATACGGTAA
- the rplO gene encoding 50S ribosomal protein L15, with product MKLHELKPVPGSRRKRTRKGRGIGSGLGKTAGRGHKGQKARSGGGIRRGFEGGQMPLYRRIPKRGFTNIFKKEIVAINVQELNRFEEGTVVTPELLVETGVIKSIKDGVKILGNGELQKALTVKAHAFSKSAAEKIEAAGGKVEVV from the coding sequence GTGAAATTACATGAACTGAAGCCTGTTCCGGGGTCTCGTAGAAAGCGTACCCGTAAAGGGAGAGGTATTGGTTCAGGTTTAGGGAAAACTGCCGGCAGAGGGCATAAAGGGCAGAAGGCCCGCTCCGGAGGAGGAATCCGTAGAGGTTTTGAAGGAGGGCAGATGCCTCTTTACCGTCGGATCCCTAAACGAGGGTTTACTAATATATTTAAGAAAGAAATTGTCGCTATCAACGTACAAGAATTGAACCGGTTTGAAGAAGGAACTGTTGTTACCCCGGAACTGTTGGTGGAGACAGGAGTTATCAAATCGATAAAAGATGGAGTTAAGATTTTAGGAAACGGAGAACTTCAGAAGGCATTAACCGTCAAAGCTCATGCTTTTAGTAAATCTGCTGCCGAGAAAATAGAGGCTGCCGGCGGTAAAGTAGAGGTGGTATGA
- the rpmD gene encoding 50S ribosomal protein L30 — MARKLKVTLVRSLIGRPEKQRRTAQALGLRKLHSHAIKDDTPSIRGMIRKLEHLVSVEEIDVQEG, encoded by the coding sequence TTGGCGCGAAAGTTAAAAGTCACACTGGTTAGAAGCCTTATAGGCAGGCCGGAAAAACAACGAAGAACGGCTCAGGCTTTAGGACTAAGAAAACTACACAGTCACGCTATTAAGGACGATACACCCAGTATCCGAGGAATGATTCGTAAGCTGGAGCATTTAGTTTCGGTAGAAGAGATTGATGTGCAGGAGGGGTAA